The following coding sequences are from one Vicinamibacterales bacterium window:
- a CDS encoding ABC transporter ATP-binding protein, which yields MTTAIDVSGVSKSFRRYRADRPHTLQEVLAKGLSGVRSREHFWALRDVSFRVGRGRAVGIIGTNGSGKSTLLRLVGGIGRADAGRIAVSGRIGVLLDLGSGFHGDLTGRENAIAGGVLNGLTRAEVLRRLDDIINFADIRPFIDNPMRTYSSGMQMRLAFSTAIHTDPEVLLIDEVLAVGDGAFQRKCLARISRFKERGVSLLLVSHGMGNVQEMCDEVMWLNSGQLMAHGPVADVVREYTLFLRRGSTVPVAKRVDANPNDADPEADAVDETAPCVRVRSLGLLDDSGRPVELLPSGASVRIAIDFHAITPAPLFRVRLTREDGLVCLDVRTDEVVEGALADSGDGQVSLVLDRLDLNSGRYRVDVWAYARDWIQVDDHWVSTLPVLGDGLREAALNAPHRWEAAATAAATEAPRQRDGVLG from the coding sequence ATGACGACCGCGATCGACGTCTCGGGGGTGTCCAAGTCGTTCCGGCGCTACCGTGCCGATCGGCCCCATACGCTGCAGGAGGTCCTGGCGAAGGGCCTGAGCGGGGTTCGCAGCCGCGAACATTTCTGGGCGCTGCGCGACGTGAGCTTCCGGGTGGGCCGCGGCCGGGCGGTCGGCATCATCGGCACCAACGGCTCGGGCAAGTCCACGCTCCTGCGGCTCGTCGGCGGGATCGGGCGGGCCGACGCGGGCCGCATCGCCGTGTCCGGCCGCATCGGCGTCCTGCTGGACCTGGGATCAGGCTTTCACGGCGACCTCACCGGCCGGGAGAACGCCATCGCCGGCGGCGTACTGAACGGTCTGACGCGGGCCGAGGTGCTCCGGCGCCTCGACGACATCATCAACTTCGCCGATATCCGGCCCTTCATCGACAACCCGATGCGAACCTACAGCAGCGGGATGCAGATGCGCCTGGCATTCTCGACCGCCATCCACACCGATCCTGAAGTGCTGCTCATCGACGAGGTGCTCGCGGTCGGCGACGGGGCCTTCCAGCGCAAGTGCCTCGCGCGGATCTCGCGCTTCAAGGAGCGCGGCGTGTCGCTGTTGCTGGTGTCTCACGGCATGGGCAACGTCCAGGAGATGTGCGACGAGGTGATGTGGCTCAATTCCGGCCAGCTGATGGCGCATGGGCCCGTGGCGGACGTGGTGCGCGAGTACACCCTCTTCCTCCGTCGCGGCTCGACGGTCCCGGTCGCCAAACGGGTCGACGCCAACCCCAACGACGCGGATCCCGAGGCGGACGCGGTCGACGAGACCGCGCCGTGCGTGCGGGTGCGGAGCCTCGGACTGCTGGACGACTCCGGCCGTCCGGTCGAACTGCTCCCGTCGGGGGCGTCGGTCCGGATCGCCATCGATTTCCACGCCATCACCCCGGCGCCGCTCTTCCGAGTGCGCCTCACCCGCGAAGACGGCCTCGTCTGCCTCGACGTCCGGACGGATGAGGTCGTCGAGGGTGCCCTGGCGGACTCGGGCGACGGCCAGGTGTCGCTGGTGCTGGACCGCCTGGACCTGAACAGCGGCCGATATCGCGTGGACGTCTGGGCCTACGCTCGCGACTGGATTCAGGTGGACGATCACTGGGTGAGCACGCTGCCGGTGCTGGGCGACGGTCTTCGCGAGGCCGCCCTCAACGCGCCGCACCGCTGGGAGGCGGCGGCGACCGCCGCGGCCACCGAGGCGCCACGCCAGCGTGACGGCGTCCTCGGCTAG
- a CDS encoding ABC transporter permease, whose product MTHVRDVLRELIARDVRLRYRGSYFGMAWTLLNPIAELIVLTFVFGAVLPLSIPNYSAFLFTGLLVYTWFQTSLFNATVAVVANRDLVRRPDVPLAILPIISVASTLLHFVLSLPVLFGLLAWHHIPLTGALLALPGLIAVQFVLILALSYPLAAVHVWFRDTQYFLKVGLQLLFFLTPVFYETKTVPDQFRTLYRFNPMVSIVDGYRDVFVRGAFPPLDTWVILALVSSGLLALGLAIYRRASWRFADEL is encoded by the coding sequence TTGACGCACGTCCGGGACGTGCTGCGGGAGCTCATCGCCCGCGACGTGCGACTCCGCTATCGCGGGTCGTATTTCGGGATGGCCTGGACCCTGCTCAACCCCATCGCCGAGCTCATCGTCCTCACGTTCGTCTTCGGGGCGGTGCTGCCGCTGAGCATTCCCAACTACTCGGCGTTCCTGTTCACGGGCCTCCTGGTCTACACCTGGTTCCAGACGTCGCTGTTCAACGCGACCGTTGCCGTCGTGGCCAACCGCGATCTCGTCCGCCGGCCGGACGTCCCCCTCGCGATCCTGCCCATCATCAGCGTCGCCAGTACGCTCCTGCACTTCGTGCTGTCGCTGCCCGTGCTCTTCGGGCTGCTGGCCTGGCACCACATCCCGTTGACGGGCGCACTCCTGGCCCTCCCAGGGCTCATCGCGGTGCAGTTCGTGTTGATTCTCGCGCTCTCGTACCCCCTGGCCGCCGTCCACGTGTGGTTTCGTGACACCCAGTACTTCCTGAAGGTGGGCCTCCAGCTGCTCTTCTTCCTGACGCCCGTGTTCTACGAAACCAAGACCGTGCCCGACCAGTTCCGCACGCTGTACCGCTTCAACCCGATGGTCTCGATCGTCGACGGCTATCGGGACGTCTTCGTCCGAGGTGCGTTCCCGCCCCTGGACACGTGGGTCATCCTCGCCCTGGTCTCGTCCGGGCTCCTCGCGCTGGGACTTGCCATCTATCGCCGAGCCAGCTGGCGCTTCGCGGACGAGCTGTGA